TCTTGTATTTATATAGGGATTAAAGTCCACTAAAGGTGCTTCGGTTACATAAGGAATAGAATAAATATGTCCGTCAGGAGCTGTCATTGTATCCCTAACACCTTCCAGATTCAGAATTGCCGTAATATTTGGACAATATTTTTCAAAGTATTCTTCTAAGGGAATAAAAGTCCCCATATCAACACCATAATTTAGGATATCGGTATCCGTAATAGTCCAGCCACCGATACTATCTGCATAATCACCAGAACTTAAATCCAGACTGTACTTCTCTTTTGCAATCTCATAAGGATAATTCTTTAAATCCACCGTAATTCCTGTCTGCTTCTCTAATTCATCCATCATATAGTATTTTCCGGTTTCACTGGAATCGTCTACAAAGAGTGAAAAAGTATAATCTCCTGCATCTACGATGGGTAACCCTTTTTCATACATTACACCGTTAACTTTCCCAGACTCGTCAACCACCGCTTCTTTGTCTGTATCTGTCTTACCGCCTGCGACTGTATCTTTGTCAGGCGTATTTCTTGTGGAGCATCCTGATAACGCCGTCATGATACTCAATGTTCCTGCAAGTATCAATGCTACTACTTTTTTGTTTTTCATAACAACATCCTCCTAAATAGTTTAATTTATACCTAAGTCAATTTTAACCTAAGTCAGTTTTTGACCTACGTAACTTTGACTTTAAGCAGCTTAATTATTATCAACCTTTTACCGAACCTATCATAACACCTTTAACAAAATGCTTTTGTACCAATGGGTATAGAATCAGAACCGGTATACTGGACACTATAATCAAAGAGTATTTCATCAATTCCGTAAGCTGGCGTTTTTCTTCCAAAGCCGCCTGCTGGGCTGCGGTGGCTACGGTTTGGGCAAGCTGACTTTCATTTTGTACCAATATGGAACGCAGAACCAGCTGTAGAGGAAATTTTACATCTGTCTTGATGTAAAGTAAGGCAGAAAAATAGGAATTCCAATGTCCGACACCGTAATACAAAACCATAATAGCGATAATGGCGCTGGATAATGGCAATGCAATCTTAAAGAAAAATTGTGTCTGCCCACAACCATCAATTTCTGCTGCTTCATATAATTCCTGGGATATATTGGCTTTAAAAAAAGTTCTCGCCACAATCATGTTGTACACACCAAGAGCTCCTGGAAGAATTAAGGACCACATGGAATCTAACAAATGAAGGTTTTTAACAACCAAATATGTAGGTATCATACCGCCGCTGACAAACATGGTGAGCATATAAAAGAATGTTACAAATTTTTTGCCACTGAACTTATCCCTTGACAAGGCATAAGCTGTTGGCAGGGTAACCACCAGATTTATCAGTACGCCACAAAAGGTATAAAATACGGAATTCAGAAAGCCGGTAATTACTTTACTATTTTTAAATACCTCCGTATAACCTTTTATGGACAACCCAACCGGCCAGAATACGACCTGTCCGCCGGCCACGGCTTTGGGATCACTGATGGATGATATCACAATAAAATAAAGTGGATAAGCTACTATAATAAAAATGGAAGTTAACACAACAAAAAGAACTATGTCATAGATTAAATCTGCTCGTGTTCGTTTCGTTTTTTGTTTTCTTTTTTTCATAATTCATTCATACCTATTGCTTACCATGACTGTGTATTTCAACACTTTAACTCCAGACACGGTACTGCCACTATCCAATATCTAAGATATTTTCTTTGGCTGAAAGAAGTTTTGTGTGGCATCCTTCCTATCAGTATTTTCCTCCAGCCTTTTATTAAGAAATTCCTTTAAACCATATTGTCCGATTCTTACCAGAGACTAATTCCTGACAACTTATCGGATATTTTATTTACAGCTATTAAAAGCAGTGCATTGACAGCTGAATTAAACAAACCAATAGCAGTTGAATAGGATACACTATTTTCGATTAAACCAACTTGGTATACATATGTAGAAATAACCTGTGATACACTTAAGTTCAAATCATTCTGTAATAGAAATACCTTCTCAAAGCCAACGGATAATATACTCCCGCAATTAAGTATTAGTAAAATAGTTGCTGTGGGAATAATACTTGGGAAGTCTATATAACGAACGATCTGGAACTTACTGGCTCCATCCATAACGGCAGCTTCATGAAGCTCAGGACTAACAGAGGACAGTGCTGCAAAGTATATAACAGAACTCCAGCCCATACCCTGCCAGATTCCCGACCAAACGTATATGTGTCTCCAATAATTCTTGACTCCCATAAAATTAACAGCTTTCCCACCAAAAAGCTCTATAATATTGTTAATAATTCCCACACTGGGTGATAAAAACAAGAGCAGCATACCACACATTACTACAGTTGATATAAAGTTCGGTGCATAAGCTACGGTTTGTATTATCTTTTTATACTTTTTATGTCGGAAGGAGTTTACTAATAAAGCAAATATAATGGGAATAGGAAATCCTGCAATTAATGAGTAGACGCTGAGAATCAGTGTGTTTTTAATGGTACTGGCAAAATAGGGCGAGTTGAAAAACCTCATGAAATGTTTTAATCCAACCCAGTTACTGTCCCAAAATCCAAGTTTCGGATTATAATTACGAAATGCTATCTGCACTCCATATAAAGGCACATAACTAAATATAAATGTAATAATAATACCGGGAAGAACAAATAACCATAATGGATAATCCCGCTTTAGTGTGTGTAGGAAATTCTTTTTTTGTATCAGATTTTTACGGTTCTTACTTTCTTGTTTTATCATAGAATCCAACCTCATTCTTTTTGTTAGTGATTAATCATATTAATATGGTTTTAACATTTGTTAATATATTATCTCATTTTTATCATTTTGTCAATTACATTTGCTAAAAAATAACGAAATATTATGTAATTAACCGGGAACTTTTATGTATTTTATCTCATGATTCAGGCGCGAAAGTTAGCTTTTTGTTTAACAAATATTAAATTACTTTCAAACCTCTCTTTTTATTGGTGATTTTTTTAGTTAAATAAATTTTTTAACATTCCAGTAATATTACACCCATCAGCTAATTTTTCATTAATATTGTGATAAAAGCCAGCAAAAAACGTACCTGTTTCTTGACGGAATGTAAGGTAAATGTTATAATCAAATAGTTTCTAACCATATATTTCATGAAGTTGTATTTGATTATATATAATCAAATAATATAATCAAAATATGCTACCTTGAATAAAAAAGAAGAGTTGCCAGAATCAATATTACTGACAACTCTTTAATTAAATAAGTTTACTTTTCTTTGCGTCTTCTCATCAATTCTTTAAATTTTTCTTTTGAATTGAATTCTATTCCAAGATCCTCTTCTAGCATTTCGATATCCACTTGTATTTCAGTTACAATGTTTTCTTGTAATTCCTGCAATTCAGAATATATTCCGGAAATATTTCTATTACATTCATTTATTGTATTTATCGAATCAGATGCTTTGGATTCAATGATACACTCTATTCTTTCAATTCTATCTGACAATGATTCCAATTCCTCCAGAATGTCCTCTTTTATTTTGATTATGAACTCCAAGCGATTCCCATATGTGTGGTTCATTCTTTTTAAATTGCTTTGAATTCTTTTATTACACTTTCTATAGTATTTTACGATCTGTTTTTTCTTTATATCTAAGTTACTAAAATCAGTTTGTTTTACATCAATGATTTTATATAAGTATTGAATCAAAGCTTCTTTTTTTTCTGAACTTTTCTCAGAAACATACTCATTACACCAATCGTCATAATTGGTTTCTAGTAAATCAAGTTCAAAAAACCCCCCACGAATATTCAATTCGATTTTGTTTTTAGTAATGTATGCATTAATTGTTTCTTGAATAGAAGCTTTTAGCTTAGAGTATTCCAGATTATATGAATCCTCCACTTTTTGAAGTTTAGGTTCAAATTTAAATCCTATTTCTTTAATATAGTGTTTTTCTTTTGCTGAATTATTATTATCTATTTGCGTCTGTGGTTCCATCATAAATTCAAGAGGTACAGTATGTTTAATTGCTTTTTTCTTTTCATCTTTACTGATATACCCTTTTGTTCTTCCGGAAAATGCTTGAAATGAAATTACTGCAAAACATATATCTCTATATGAATCCAAAGAAGTCATACATGACGTGCTAAAGATTTCATTCAATCTTCTCAACATGATATATTCATTTTTTCTTTCATATAATTTATTAGATATGCTGTTTGACATATATGAAAGATATAATCCAACGATAAATAAAAAAGCTGCATATACTGTAGCTATAACAAATGTATCACCTTTATCATCTAGTTTATTGTAGTACACAAAGCACCCTATAGTTACTCCAATAGTAACAAGTGCAGTAACCATTCTATATAATTTTTCTGATAAGCTAAATATTTTAAATTTCATTTTCTCCCCCCTATATGAATACAGTTTGTTATTGCTTTATAATACCGAAAGTGAATTTTAAATGCAATTTGATATTGACAAGGTCATTATCTAATGATATGTAGTTAAATCCAGTGATGCATATAGTTCAAATCTTTCTTTTCCTTTCATGAGACCTCCGTAGCTATAGGTAAGTAATTATATAATATTACTAAAATAATAATATATTATTACTGTCAAATCCGCTTAAGAACTTTTTTAATAGCACTAATATATCCCGGTTTATATATCTGCATTCCTTTTTCTTTGACTCTGCCATATGTATCAGAAGTCCAACCCATATGTTTCATAAATTCATCTGAAATCGCATCCCTTAGAGCAGTTAGTTCTGTTTCTGTTAAATCATGCGAAGCTGAAACCACTACAACATTCTGATTGCTTAAATTATTGCTATCTTTATTTGGACGCATATCTATTGTAAGAGTTGTTTGCTCTTTTAATAGAGAATTCTCTCGCTTGAGCTTCTTGTTTTCTGCTATAAGCATACCAACGAGAGCTCGTGTAGTTGGATCTGATACACTTGCTAAGATATCATCATTTATTGTTGATGTTTTTTCTTTCTTTGGCTTTTTTGTAGTGGTATTAGAATAGACAGCCCAAAGATTTATTAATGCTCGATAATCACCGGCATTCTTGTTTCGTAACCCCTGTTCACTGGGACCGCATTCATCAGCAATAAGCCTAGCAATTGTGCCTAATGAAAAATCTTTTACATTTGACTCTGATTGCTTTCTGCAAGTGTCATGTATCAATTCCAATGTTTTCTTTTTTCGTGTTGATGCATTCTCATAAAGCTGTGAGAATAGTTCATCAGGATGCATATTAACCATCTTATTAACCTCCAATTCTGTTATTGTGTTCTGGTCTGTTAAAAGAAGAGCCTGTGTCTATAAACAATGGTGCCTCGTTTATTTTTATGGATTTTATTTCGTCAATAAACTCATTCTTAAATCCGATTTCTTCAAGCTTTTTACGACCAACAGCATACGGAATGGAATCCTTCAGACCACCTGCACGGCTCATTAAAATCCTCATAAACTGATTTCCTGCAATAAGCTGTTCCTCATCCGAC
The nucleotide sequence above comes from Anaerocolumna cellulosilytica. Encoded proteins:
- a CDS encoding carbohydrate ABC transporter permease; protein product: MKKRKQKTKRTRADLIYDIVLFVVLTSIFIIVAYPLYFIVISSISDPKAVAGGQVVFWPVGLSIKGYTEVFKNSKVITGFLNSVFYTFCGVLINLVVTLPTAYALSRDKFSGKKFVTFFYMLTMFVSGGMIPTYLVVKNLHLLDSMWSLILPGALGVYNMIVARTFFKANISQELYEAAEIDGCGQTQFFFKIALPLSSAIIAIMVLYYGVGHWNSYFSALLYIKTDVKFPLQLVLRSILVQNESQLAQTVATAAQQAALEEKRQLTELMKYSLIIVSSIPVLILYPLVQKHFVKGVMIGSVKG
- a CDS encoding ABC transporter permease: MIKQESKNRKNLIQKKNFLHTLKRDYPLWLFVLPGIIITFIFSYVPLYGVQIAFRNYNPKLGFWDSNWVGLKHFMRFFNSPYFASTIKNTLILSVYSLIAGFPIPIIFALLVNSFRHKKYKKIIQTVAYAPNFISTVVMCGMLLLFLSPSVGIINNIIELFGGKAVNFMGVKNYWRHIYVWSGIWQGMGWSSVIYFAALSSVSPELHEAAVMDGASKFQIVRYIDFPSIIPTATILLILNCGSILSVGFEKVFLLQNDLNLSVSQVISTYVYQVGLIENSVSYSTAIGLFNSAVNALLLIAVNKISDKLSGISLW
- the gmtX gene encoding gamma-mobile-trio protein GmtX produces the protein MVNMHPDELFSQLYENASTRKKKTLELIHDTCRKQSESNVKDFSLGTIARLIADECGPSEQGLRNKNAGDYRALINLWAVYSNTTTKKPKKEKTSTINDDILASVSDPTTRALVGMLIAENKKLKRENSLLKEQTTLTIDMRPNKDSNNLSNQNVVVVSASHDLTETELTALRDAISDEFMKHMGWTSDTYGRVKEKGMQIYKPGYISAIKKVLKRI